The following proteins are encoded in a genomic region of Propionispora vibrioides:
- the carB gene encoding carbamoyl-phosphate synthase large subunit — protein MPKKTNLRKVLVIGSGPIIIGQAAEFDYAGTQACRALKEEGLEVVLVNSNPATIMTDANIADRVYIEPLTPEFVEEVIAKERPDGVLATLGGQAGLNLAVKLAERGVLEKYKAELLGTSLEAIKKAEDRELFKLTMQKIGEPIPESTIVEDIESAQAFADQIGFPIIVRPAYTLGGTGGGIVNNTEELVDVVNRGLKYSMIGQVLIERSVAGWKEIEYEVMRDAANNCITVCNMENFDPVGIHTGDSIVVAPTQTLTDHEYQMLRSASLRIIRELGIEGGCNAQYALDPNSSRYYVIEVNPRVSRSSALASKATGYPIAKVATKIAIGYHLDEIQNAVTQKTMACFEPTLDYLVVKFPRWPFDKFIFADRILGTQMKATGEVMSIDRTFEAALLKAIRSLEIGLHHVGIPELAKLSTEEIHANLSKANDERLFVVAEALRRGIGVDEIHRITGIDEFFLQKILNIVQMETRLKEEVLAPELILKAKKMGFADKTIGGIRQQPIDEIRKLRKSQQIVPCYKMVDTCAAEFEAVTPYYYSTYAQEDEVSITDRRKIIVLGSGPIRIGQGVEFDYCSVHSVWALREMGIESIIINNNPETVSTDFDTSDRLYFEPLTPEDVLNIIDKEEPEGVIVQFGGQTAINLAEPLAKAGVKIMGTSVEDIDRAEDREKFDEVLEQSGIPRPKGTTVTNTEDAITAAAEIEYPVVVRPSYVLGGRAMEIVYNETELRDYMGRAVKASPEHPVLVDRYMQGTEVEVDAISDGTDVFIPGIMEHVERAGVHSGDSIAVYPTQTLSKKVLATVVNYTQRLARSLRVKGLINIQYVVVDEEVYVIEVNPRSSRTIPFLSKVTDIPMVNVATRVAMGATLASLGYQSGLLPAKPYTAVKAPVFSFAKMQQVDISLGPEMKSTGEVMGTDYHYARALYKAIVAAGMNIPEYGTILFTVADKDKQEAGELARGFAELGYKLVSTAGTAKYLQSLGLAVDTVQKVHEHSADIIQMIKTGKINMVVNTITHGKQQQSDGFKIRRATVEHAIPCLTSIDTAQEVLEVLGFMRERRLIYALALQDYVGGGDDLA, from the coding sequence ATGCCGAAGAAAACAAACTTACGTAAAGTATTGGTGATTGGGTCCGGACCAATCATTATCGGCCAGGCGGCTGAATTCGATTATGCCGGCACACAGGCTTGCCGGGCTTTGAAAGAGGAAGGCCTGGAGGTTGTACTGGTCAATAGCAATCCGGCTACGATCATGACTGATGCCAATATTGCCGACCGCGTGTATATTGAACCGCTTACGCCTGAATTTGTGGAAGAAGTCATTGCCAAGGAACGCCCCGACGGTGTACTGGCAACGCTGGGCGGTCAGGCCGGCTTGAATCTGGCGGTAAAACTGGCCGAACGGGGTGTGCTGGAAAAATATAAAGCCGAGCTGTTGGGGACATCACTGGAAGCGATCAAAAAGGCGGAAGACCGGGAATTGTTTAAATTGACGATGCAAAAGATCGGCGAGCCCATCCCGGAAAGTACGATTGTGGAAGACATAGAGAGCGCCCAAGCCTTTGCCGATCAAATCGGTTTTCCGATTATTGTGCGTCCCGCTTATACTCTGGGGGGAACCGGTGGCGGGATTGTAAACAACACGGAAGAACTGGTTGATGTAGTAAACCGTGGTTTGAAGTACAGTATGATTGGTCAAGTGTTGATTGAACGCAGTGTGGCCGGCTGGAAGGAAATTGAGTACGAAGTCATGCGGGATGCTGCCAACAACTGCATTACCGTTTGTAATATGGAAAACTTTGATCCGGTGGGCATTCATACCGGTGACAGTATCGTTGTTGCACCTACGCAAACCTTAACCGACCATGAATATCAAATGCTGCGCAGTGCATCACTCCGGATTATCCGTGAACTGGGTATCGAAGGCGGCTGCAATGCACAGTACGCCCTGGACCCTAACAGCAGCCGCTATTATGTCATTGAGGTCAATCCCCGGGTCAGTCGGTCCAGCGCCCTGGCTTCTAAGGCTACGGGATATCCGATTGCCAAAGTGGCTACTAAGATTGCGATAGGCTATCATTTGGATGAAATTCAAAATGCGGTAACCCAGAAGACGATGGCCTGCTTTGAGCCTACCCTGGATTACCTGGTGGTTAAATTCCCGAGATGGCCCTTTGACAAGTTTATTTTCGCCGACCGAATTCTGGGGACCCAGATGAAAGCCACCGGTGAGGTTATGTCCATCGACCGGACCTTTGAGGCGGCTTTACTGAAAGCGATCCGTTCGCTGGAAATCGGACTGCATCATGTCGGCATTCCCGAACTGGCAAAGTTGTCAACCGAAGAGATACATGCTAATTTGAGCAAAGCCAATGATGAACGGTTGTTTGTGGTGGCGGAAGCGCTGCGGCGTGGGATCGGCGTGGATGAGATTCATCGGATTACCGGGATTGACGAGTTTTTCCTGCAAAAAATACTGAATATCGTCCAAATGGAAACACGTCTGAAAGAAGAGGTCTTGGCGCCGGAACTAATACTGAAAGCCAAAAAGATGGGCTTTGCTGATAAAACGATTGGCGGGATTAGACAGCAGCCAATTGATGAAATCAGAAAGCTGCGCAAAAGTCAGCAGATTGTTCCCTGCTACAAAATGGTGGATACCTGCGCGGCGGAATTTGAAGCGGTGACTCCCTATTACTATTCCACCTACGCCCAGGAGGATGAGGTCAGCATCACCGACCGGCGCAAAATCATTGTGCTGGGGTCCGGTCCGATCCGCATCGGACAGGGCGTAGAGTTTGATTATTGCTCGGTTCACTCTGTGTGGGCTTTACGGGAAATGGGCATTGAATCCATTATCATTAATAACAACCCGGAAACGGTAAGCACCGACTTTGATACGTCGGACAGACTGTATTTCGAACCGCTTACCCCGGAGGATGTATTAAATATTATCGATAAAGAGGAACCGGAAGGCGTTATTGTGCAGTTTGGTGGTCAAACCGCCATTAATCTGGCCGAACCGCTGGCCAAGGCCGGCGTTAAAATCATGGGCACCAGCGTGGAAGACATCGACCGGGCCGAAGACCGGGAAAAATTTGACGAGGTACTTGAGCAAAGCGGCATACCGCGTCCGAAAGGAACTACCGTTACCAATACGGAAGATGCCATAACCGCTGCGGCAGAGATTGAGTATCCTGTAGTCGTTCGTCCGTCCTATGTACTGGGAGGACGCGCGATGGAAATTGTCTATAACGAAACCGAGCTTAGAGATTATATGGGCCGGGCGGTTAAAGCTTCGCCGGAGCATCCGGTGCTGGTAGACCGTTATATGCAGGGGACGGAAGTGGAAGTAGATGCGATTTCCGACGGAACCGATGTCTTTATCCCGGGCATCATGGAGCATGTGGAGCGGGCAGGTGTTCACTCCGGCGATAGCATTGCCGTATATCCGACCCAAACCTTGTCGAAAAAGGTGCTGGCTACGGTTGTTAACTATACGCAGCGTCTGGCCAGAAGCCTGCGGGTTAAGGGACTTATCAATATTCAGTATGTAGTGGTTGATGAAGAGGTTTATGTGATTGAGGTAAACCCGCGCTCCAGCCGCACCATTCCTTTTCTAAGCAAGGTAACGGATATACCGATGGTTAACGTGGCTACAAGAGTGGCGATGGGGGCGACCTTGGCTTCCCTTGGCTATCAATCGGGCTTACTGCCGGCTAAACCCTATACGGCCGTGAAGGCTCCCGTATTCTCCTTTGCCAAGATGCAGCAGGTAGATATCTCGCTGGGGCCGGAAATGAAGTCCACCGGTGAAGTTATGGGTACTGATTATCACTATGCCAGAGCGCTGTATAAGGCAATTGTGGCTGCCGGTATGAATATTCCTGAGTATGGGACCATTCTGTTCACAGTGGCTGACAAGGACAAACAGGAAGCCGGCGAACTGGCTAGAGGCTTTGCCGAATTGGGCTACAAACTGGTTTCTACGGCCGGAACGGCGAAGTATCTACAATCACTGGGGCTAGCGGTGGACACGGTGCAAAAAGTGCATGAACATTCAGCCGATATCATTCAGATGATCAAAACAGGAAAAATCAACATGGTGGTCAACACGATCACTCATGGCAAACAGCAGCAAAGCGACGGTTTTAAAATTCGCCGGGCAACAGTAGAGCATGCGATTCCTTGTCTGACTTCGATCGATACAGCACAGGAAGTACTGGAGGTGCTGGGCTTTATGCGGGAACGCCGGCTGATCTACGCGTTAGCTTTACAGGATTATGTGGGCGGAGGCGATGATCTTGCCTAA
- a CDS encoding alpha/beta fold hydrolase: MSEFRHNGLRFHYEVSGEGNPLVFLHGLGGSMVQIKKIYEPISGVQLINMDQQGHGESDIDLETLSFDSMGDDVIALLEHLGLQQVYLAGISMGAAVSLNIATRYPQRVKKLLLIRNAWTNEAQPDEVQQIFKDCAMALKDNDIEKFYATDSYKKIFRLSAYTTNAFTNYFKDPVSVRNYKKYLILPNKVPIPSLAVLKKLRMPVMIIANDNDLAHPIAYSRYLHEHISGAVYYEIVDKDKDAVGHREAVNFYLQKLLSE; this comes from the coding sequence ATGTCTGAGTTTAGGCATAATGGATTGCGGTTTCATTATGAGGTATCTGGCGAGGGCAACCCGTTGGTATTTTTGCACGGCCTGGGAGGCAGCATGGTACAGATAAAAAAAATCTATGAACCTATCAGTGGTGTGCAGCTTATCAATATGGACCAACAGGGGCACGGCGAGAGCGATATAGATTTAGAAACCTTGTCATTTGACAGTATGGGCGATGATGTGATTGCGCTCTTAGAGCATCTAGGATTGCAGCAGGTTTATTTAGCCGGCATTTCCATGGGGGCGGCAGTGAGCTTGAATATTGCCACCCGCTATCCTCAGCGTGTGAAAAAGCTCTTATTGATTCGTAATGCCTGGACCAATGAGGCGCAACCGGACGAGGTACAGCAGATTTTTAAGGATTGTGCGATGGCTCTAAAGGACAATGACATCGAAAAATTCTATGCAACCGATAGTTACAAGAAAATTTTTCGGTTATCAGCCTATACAACCAATGCATTTACCAATTATTTCAAGGATCCAGTGTCGGTAAGAAACTATAAAAAGTATCTGATATTGCCTAATAAGGTGCCTATCCCTTCGCTTGCTGTATTAAAAAAACTCAGAATGCCGGTCATGATTATTGCCAATGACAATGATCTGGCGCATCCTATCGCTTATAGCCGGTATCTGCACGAACACATTTCGGGAGCAGTTTACTATGAGATTGTAGATAAGGATAAAGATGCCGTTGGGCATCGGGAGGCTGTGAATTTCTATTTGCAGAAGCTTCTGTCTGAATAA
- the pyrF gene encoding orotidine-5'-phosphate decarboxylase — MAGDKRLIVALDVPDMGQARNLVEKLGDSVSYYKVGMELYYSTGREVIAYLRSLNKDVFLDLKLHDIPNTVAQSLRVLTELGASMLNIHASGGLAMMKAASQAVANKADQLGISRPALIAVTVLTSIDAADWANLRHDMSIKEHVVHLAKLAQSAGIDGVVASPQEAEAIRAACGEKFIIVTPGVRPQGAAINDQSRIATPLEALKKGAHHLVIGRPITAAADPRTAALEIRKEMEAV; from the coding sequence TTGGCGGGAGATAAGCGATTAATCGTGGCACTGGATGTGCCGGATATGGGCCAGGCCAGAAATTTGGTAGAAAAACTGGGTGATTCCGTAAGCTATTATAAAGTGGGAATGGAGCTTTACTACAGTACCGGCAGAGAGGTTATTGCCTATTTGCGCAGTCTGAATAAAGACGTATTCCTGGACTTAAAGCTGCACGACATACCAAACACGGTGGCGCAGAGCCTGAGGGTACTAACCGAACTTGGCGCTTCCATGCTGAATATTCACGCTTCCGGCGGCTTGGCTATGATGAAGGCAGCCAGCCAGGCAGTGGCGAATAAGGCGGATCAGTTGGGAATTTCCCGGCCTGCGTTAATTGCCGTTACCGTATTGACCAGTATCGATGCTGCAGACTGGGCTAATTTGCGGCATGATATGAGTATTAAAGAGCATGTTGTACATTTGGCAAAACTGGCACAGTCTGCCGGAATTGACGGTGTGGTCGCTTCACCACAGGAAGCGGAAGCCATCCGTGCAGCTTGTGGCGAGAAGTTCATCATCGTAACTCCGGGGGTTAGACCGCAGGGCGCGGCTATCAACGATCAGAGCCGGATTGCTACACCGCTGGAGGCCTTGAAAAAAGGCGCCCACCATCTGGTTATAGGGCGTCCCATTACGGCAGCTGCTGATCCACGGACTGCTGCTCTGGAAATTCGAAAAGAGATGGAGGCTGTCTAA
- a CDS encoding Gfo/Idh/MocA family protein — translation MKVNIKKDECCLRVGILGCGIICQAAHLIGSSKARNIHLQAICDVAEDLRNKIAGIYEPDSVYADYADMLKDPDIDAVIIGIGDQFHVPCAKQAIQAGKHTFIEKPMGVSIEECEELCKMAEEKGLLLQIGHMKRYDEGLQFAKKFKEEKLGKITTYKGWYCDSVGRYTLTDNVMPILYTSEAMKKPKGNPKAKLDHYYLLGHGSHLFDTALYIMGDIDKVAARYAHHENQHSWLIDCDFADGSIGNLNLIVAIAQQWHEGSEIYGTGGTIFTKTYNPWEFRSSRVECYDRATDTSVIPAAYDGQFYRRELEGFADSILNGKPCTGATAYEGMQVMRALIATYQSIQENGKWIVLKDAKGGL, via the coding sequence ATGAAAGTGAATATAAAAAAAGACGAATGTTGTTTGCGCGTTGGCATTTTAGGGTGTGGTATTATTTGCCAGGCAGCGCATTTAATTGGCAGTAGTAAAGCGCGGAATATCCATCTTCAGGCTATCTGTGATGTGGCTGAAGATTTACGAAATAAAATAGCTGGGATATATGAGCCTGACAGCGTTTATGCTGACTATGCGGACATGCTAAAAGATCCGGATATTGATGCTGTTATTATCGGTATTGGCGATCAGTTCCATGTACCTTGTGCAAAGCAGGCTATCCAAGCCGGTAAGCATACATTTATCGAAAAGCCAATGGGAGTATCAATCGAGGAATGTGAGGAACTCTGCAAGATGGCCGAAGAAAAAGGTTTGCTGCTGCAAATCGGTCATATGAAGCGTTATGATGAAGGGCTACAGTTTGCCAAAAAATTCAAAGAAGAAAAATTGGGGAAAATTACGACTTACAAAGGCTGGTACTGCGACAGTGTAGGGCGATATACACTCACTGATAATGTTATGCCGATTCTTTATACCAGCGAAGCGATGAAGAAGCCGAAAGGAAATCCGAAGGCCAAGCTCGATCACTATTATTTACTTGGTCATGGCAGCCATTTGTTTGATACGGCGCTATATATCATGGGCGATATTGACAAGGTTGCTGCCCGTTATGCACATCATGAAAACCAGCATTCCTGGCTTATTGACTGCGATTTCGCCGACGGATCGATTGGTAATTTAAATCTTATTGTAGCCATTGCTCAACAATGGCATGAAGGTTCGGAGATTTACGGTACGGGAGGTACGATTTTCACCAAAACCTACAATCCATGGGAATTCCGGTCTTCACGCGTGGAGTGTTATGACCGTGCGACTGATACCAGCGTGATTCCGGCGGCTTATGACGGTCAATTCTATCGTCGTGAACTGGAAGGTTTTGCGGATAGTATTTTGAACGGTAAGCCGTGTACAGGCGCAACGGCTTATGAAGGCATGCAGGTTATGCGTGCGCTTATTGCAACCTATCAATCTATCCAGGAAAATGGCAAGTGGATTGTTTTAAAAGATGCCAAGGGAGGTTTGTAA
- a CDS encoding CAP domain-containing protein, which translates to MKNLHHNVTLGLLSTTLGLYMMTASTLPVYAANSQQQIFYNTAKTSNSVIQSSQNQTASSVAQDPLQVVKASANKLGFNAKTDTFSLVKKSATQAIVSVNHQHSIYNVVLQLNNNKTQWNISSVTKVNDSKNNSPSAVSPKTNSGSSSGTTGTSTATTSVSAAEQQAVQLMNADRKANGLADLKVSSALTAVARSHSQDMVTRSFFSHTNPDGKTVTDRLKAAGISYTAAGENIAENTSVEAAETAFMNSSGHRANILNSNYTTVGIGVAYDSQGKVYVTQDFIK; encoded by the coding sequence TTGAAGAACTTGCACCACAATGTAACCCTTGGATTATTGAGTACAACTTTGGGATTATACATGATGACGGCATCAACATTACCGGTCTATGCAGCCAATTCACAACAGCAAATTTTTTATAATACGGCAAAAACAAGTAATTCCGTAATACAAAGCAGCCAAAACCAAACCGCGAGCAGCGTCGCGCAGGATCCGCTGCAGGTAGTGAAAGCTTCGGCCAATAAGCTGGGTTTCAATGCCAAAACAGATACATTCTCCTTGGTCAAGAAATCGGCTACACAGGCAATTGTTTCAGTTAATCACCAACATAGTATTTATAATGTTGTTTTGCAATTGAATAACAATAAAACGCAATGGAACATTAGCTCCGTTACCAAAGTAAACGACTCGAAAAACAATTCTCCAAGTGCTGTTAGTCCTAAAACCAATAGCGGAAGTTCGTCCGGAACGACAGGAACGTCAACAGCAACGACCTCTGTCAGCGCTGCTGAACAGCAGGCTGTCCAGCTTATGAATGCCGATCGAAAAGCAAACGGTTTGGCGGATTTAAAAGTAAGTTCCGCATTAACCGCAGTAGCACGGAGCCACTCACAAGATATGGTCACCCGCAGCTTCTTTTCACATACCAATCCCGATGGAAAAACAGTTACTGACCGTTTAAAAGCAGCCGGCATCTCTTATACCGCGGCAGGTGAAAATATTGCAGAGAATACTAGTGTTGAGGCTGCTGAAACTGCTTTCATGAATAGTTCAGGCCATCGGGCAAATATATTAAACTCCAATTACACTACAGTCGGTATTGGTGTGGCTTATGACAGTCAGGGCAAAGTGTATGTGACCCAAGACTTCATTAAATAA
- a CDS encoding DeoR/GlpR family DNA-binding transcription regulator, whose protein sequence is MLKEERQKQLLNVLYAEGKVMVDDLSAKFSTSRDTIRRDLNELEEQGILKRVYGGAIPQKMIAPSFDGKKNVETDEKYLIAQRALSLLKPDSLIAIDGGTTNVLFASLMPLSTSLRVVTNSFPVVEELRKRPRIEVIFLGGRYNKDSYTTVGETALRQLEDYHFDQCFLGVYALDSKVGASVPHPYEDEAAVKQLMVANSAEVNLMCAASKLRRISNYVICPLESIDRIICGHSVEQKIRQEFQNKIY, encoded by the coding sequence ATGCTGAAGGAAGAACGACAGAAGCAGCTATTGAATGTGCTGTACGCTGAAGGCAAAGTCATGGTAGATGATTTGTCTGCAAAATTTAGCACATCGCGCGATACGATTCGGCGGGATTTGAATGAGCTGGAGGAGCAGGGGATTCTAAAACGTGTCTATGGTGGCGCTATCCCGCAAAAGATGATTGCGCCGAGTTTTGATGGCAAGAAGAATGTGGAAACGGATGAAAAATATCTAATTGCCCAAAGAGCGTTAAGTCTACTCAAGCCGGATTCGCTTATTGCAATTGACGGCGGTACAACAAATGTCCTTTTTGCTTCACTTATGCCGCTTTCTACCTCCTTGCGCGTGGTAACGAACAGTTTTCCGGTTGTGGAAGAGCTTAGAAAACGACCGCGGATTGAAGTCATTTTTTTGGGTGGACGTTATAATAAAGATTCTTATACGACGGTAGGCGAAACGGCCTTGCGGCAATTGGAAGATTATCATTTTGACCAGTGCTTTTTAGGGGTTTATGCCTTAGATAGCAAGGTTGGTGCCTCTGTGCCACATCCGTACGAAGATGAGGCGGCAGTTAAGCAACTAATGGTGGCGAACAGCGCAGAAGTTAATCTCATGTGTGCTGCTTCGAAGCTTAGACGCATTTCTAACTATGTTATTTGTCCGTTAGAGTCAATAGACCGTATTATCTGTGGACATTCTGTGGAACAAAAAATAAGGCAGGAATTTCAAAATAAGATTTATTAA
- a CDS encoding sugar phosphate isomerase/epimerase family protein, with amino-acid sequence MELGIFSRTYEVQNIKEIYNRMKTHALRITQFNLSSAGLPTLPEKLDEQKIMEIKELSRQYGIQLVALSGTFNMISPDESIRQQSCKQFETQCKIAKLLDIPIVTLCTGSRNPDSQWHWHDDNRKPEAWDDLRRSTETILRYAEDNGIILGVEPEVSNVVCTPKLARKYLDETGSEHLKIVMDGANLFRLSQVSEMEHVLREAFILLGKDIVLAHAKDFSVDKNLSFVPAGKGILDFKLYLQLLKQTGYDGPIVMHGLSEDQVPDSRDFLKGVLAYV; translated from the coding sequence ATGGAACTTGGTATTTTCTCCCGCACCTATGAGGTGCAGAATATAAAGGAAATTTATAATCGTATGAAAACACACGCATTGCGTATCACTCAATTTAACTTATCCTCGGCTGGTTTACCGACTTTGCCAGAGAAGCTGGATGAACAGAAAATAATGGAGATCAAAGAGCTTTCCAGGCAGTATGGTATTCAGCTTGTGGCTTTATCAGGGACTTTTAATATGATTTCGCCGGACGAATCCATCCGTCAACAAAGCTGTAAGCAATTTGAAACACAATGTAAAATAGCTAAATTGCTGGATATTCCGATTGTCACTCTGTGTACCGGGTCAAGAAATCCAGACAGTCAGTGGCATTGGCATGATGATAACCGTAAACCGGAAGCTTGGGACGACCTCAGACGCTCTACCGAAACAATTCTGCGCTATGCGGAGGATAACGGTATTATACTTGGCGTGGAACCGGAAGTCAGTAATGTAGTATGTACGCCGAAGCTTGCACGTAAATATCTTGACGAAACAGGCAGCGAACATTTGAAAATTGTTATGGATGGGGCAAATCTGTTCCGGCTTAGCCAGGTTAGTGAAATGGAACACGTGCTGCGTGAAGCTTTTATATTATTAGGCAAGGATATTGTCCTTGCACATGCCAAAGATTTTTCCGTAGATAAAAATCTATCTTTCGTACCTGCTGGCAAAGGAATACTGGATTTTAAACTATACCTGCAGCTCTTGAAACAGACTGGCTATGACGGACCCATCGTTATGCACGGTTTATCTGAAGATCAGGTGCCGGACAGTCGAGATTTTTTGAAAGGAGTTTTGGCCTATGTCTGA
- a CDS encoding dihydroorotate dehydrogenase has product MSKPEHMLQTEVAGIRMKNPVMAASGTFGFGVEYREFLDLNQIGAIVVKGTTLKPRAGNCGRRIAETPAGMLNAIGLENPGVEALIDNILPTLREYDVPVLVNISGNTVEEYGELAKRLDKTGIAGIEINISCPNVKEGGIAFGTNCDSAASVVKTVKANTALPVITKLSPNVTDIVAMALAVEAAGSDAISLINTLVGMAVDIHSWRPVLGNVVGGLSGPAVKPVALRMVWQVCQAVKIPVIGMGGIMTAEDAIEFMLAGASAVMVGTANFVDPQTIEKVVTGLEEYVVKRDLSCIQDVVGKLKVN; this is encoded by the coding sequence ATGAGCAAGCCTGAGCATATGTTACAAACTGAAGTGGCCGGAATAAGGATGAAGAATCCGGTAATGGCTGCATCAGGCACCTTTGGTTTTGGGGTAGAGTACCGGGAATTTCTTGATTTAAACCAAATCGGTGCCATTGTGGTCAAAGGTACAACTTTGAAGCCACGGGCCGGCAATTGCGGCCGGCGGATTGCGGAGACGCCGGCAGGGATGCTTAACGCAATCGGGTTGGAGAATCCCGGGGTGGAAGCATTAATTGATAATATTTTACCAACGCTGCGAGAGTATGATGTTCCGGTGCTTGTCAATATTTCCGGCAATACGGTGGAAGAATACGGCGAGTTGGCTAAACGCCTGGATAAAACAGGCATTGCCGGTATTGAGATTAATATATCCTGTCCCAATGTAAAAGAGGGGGGGATTGCGTTCGGAACAAACTGTGACAGTGCAGCGTCTGTAGTAAAAACTGTGAAGGCGAATACGGCTTTGCCGGTTATAACCAAGTTGTCACCCAATGTCACCGATATTGTGGCTATGGCGTTGGCTGTAGAGGCCGCCGGTTCCGATGCTATCTCGCTAATCAATACTCTGGTGGGGATGGCGGTGGATATTCATAGCTGGCGTCCTGTACTGGGCAATGTAGTGGGCGGCCTTTCCGGGCCGGCAGTCAAACCGGTGGCACTTCGGATGGTCTGGCAAGTTTGTCAGGCGGTAAAGATTCCGGTCATTGGCATGGGCGGTATCATGACGGCGGAGGACGCCATTGAGTTTATGCTTGCCGGGGCTAGTGCCGTCATGGTGGGAACGGCAAATTTTGTTGATCCGCAGACGATAGAAAAAGTGGTAACCGGACTGGAAGAATATGTAGTGAAACGTGATTTGAGCTGCATACAGGATGTTGTGGGAAAACTGAAGGTAAACTAA
- the pyrE gene encoding orotate phosphoribosyltransferase: MNEAEVRQLFVDSGAIMEGHFLLTSGLHSPLYVEKFQVLQYPEYTAKLCAALAARFVNDHIGLVVGPVTGGILLAHEVGKNLGTRAIFTERENGNMTLRRGFTIKPGERVLIVEDIVTTGGSVDEVISVVRQQGGIPAAVGMLVDRSGGKVDFGIPSQALLHLTVDTYTTEQCPLCAAGKPFTKRGSRKL; encoded by the coding sequence ATGAATGAAGCAGAGGTAAGACAGTTATTTGTTGATTCAGGGGCTATTATGGAAGGGCACTTTTTACTGACCTCCGGCTTACATAGCCCTTTGTATGTAGAAAAATTTCAAGTCTTGCAATATCCGGAATATACGGCGAAACTGTGCGCCGCGCTGGCGGCAAGATTTGTGAATGATCATATCGGACTGGTTGTCGGACCGGTAACGGGCGGCATTTTATTGGCCCATGAGGTCGGGAAAAACTTGGGGACCCGGGCTATTTTTACGGAAAGAGAAAATGGGAATATGACACTTCGCCGGGGGTTTACCATCAAACCAGGTGAACGTGTGCTTATTGTGGAAGATATCGTAACCACCGGCGGTTCGGTGGATGAAGTTATTTCTGTAGTTCGTCAGCAGGGCGGCATACCGGCAGCAGTCGGTATGCTGGTTGACAGAAGCGGTGGCAAGGTGGATTTTGGGATACCGTCGCAGGCCCTGCTGCATCTGACAGTGGACACCTATACGACGGAACAATGTCCTCTTTGTGCGGCGGGAAAACCCTTTACCAAAAGGGGAAGCCGCAAATTGTAA
- a CDS encoding dihydroorotate dehydrogenase electron transfer subunit produces MPKLIVKATVVRHTNLTSQVKQLVLQAPDIAEQTVPGQFVHIRVADCYEPLLRRPISISNVDRANGTIYLIYRVVGRGTQLLARLKPGDLLNCMGPLGNGFTLQGERPLLVGGGMGLAPLVYLAATLCPNPVTVLMGGRTEQEMFWTGIFKSLCENLHITTDDGSLGQRGITLDLLPELLKSKSFDMIYTCGPSRMMAGVVNYAATYEIPCQVSLEEYMACGVGACLSCTCEATNGPRKKTCTEGPVFWSGEVVL; encoded by the coding sequence TTGCCTAAACTGATAGTGAAGGCGACGGTTGTCAGGCATACTAACCTAACCAGTCAGGTAAAACAGTTAGTTCTCCAGGCACCGGACATTGCCGAACAAACCGTACCGGGGCAGTTTGTGCATATACGGGTGGCGGATTGCTACGAACCGCTGCTCAGACGTCCGATCAGTATTTCCAATGTGGACCGGGCTAATGGAACGATCTATCTGATCTATCGTGTTGTCGGGAGAGGCACGCAGCTCCTGGCCCGTTTGAAACCCGGTGATCTGCTCAATTGCATGGGGCCATTGGGCAACGGCTTTACTTTACAAGGGGAACGGCCGTTGCTGGTTGGTGGAGGCATGGGGCTGGCGCCATTGGTTTATCTGGCGGCTACCCTGTGTCCTAATCCGGTAACGGTGCTTATGGGCGGCCGGACAGAACAGGAGATGTTTTGGACCGGTATCTTCAAAAGCTTGTGCGAAAACCTTCATATTACCACCGACGACGGCAGTCTGGGACAGCGCGGCATAACACTGGATTTATTGCCGGAACTGCTGAAAAGTAAGTCCTTCGATATGATCTATACCTGTGGGCCAAGCCGGATGATGGCCGGTGTGGTAAACTATGCCGCGACCTACGAAATTCCCTGCCAGGTCTCGCTGGAGGAATATATGGCCTGCGGTGTCGGGGCCTGCCTGTCCTGCACCTGTGAAGCCACGAACGGTCCCAGAAAGAAGACCTGTACGGAAGGTCCTGTTTTCTGGTCGGGGGAGGTTGTTCTATGA